The Candidatus Saccharimonadales bacterium genome contains a region encoding:
- a CDS encoding VOC family protein, with the protein MKINKVHHIAIIASDYEKSKAFYTDIVGATILDEYYRKERDSYKLDLAINGEYLLELFSFPNPPLRPTYPEATGLRHIAFEVDDVEAVLKELQSKNIKTTRLQNDPYTNKKTIFFFDPDDLPIEVYEK; encoded by the coding sequence GTGAAAATTAATAAAGTTCATCATATTGCGATCATTGCATCGGATTACGAGAAGTCAAAAGCCTTCTATACAGATATTGTAGGCGCTACGATCTTGGACGAATATTACAGAAAAGAACGAGACTCATATAAGCTTGATCTTGCTATCAACGGCGAATACCTATTAGAGCTTTTCTCATTCCCAAATCCGCCCTTGCGTCCTACTTATCCCGAAGCAACTGGTCTTCGCCATATAGCCTTTGAAGTTGATGATGTTGAAGCAGTCCTAAAGGAATTACAAAGCAAAAATATAAAAACGACTAGGCTTCAAAACGATCCATACACGAATAAGAAGACTATTTTCTTCTTTGATCCGGATGATTTGCCGATTGAGGTTTATGAAAAATAA
- a CDS encoding UDP-N-acetylglucosamine 1-carboxyvinyltransferase: MQTDTYLDKIGDLIQEIRQSRGYTQAQLAEALGTSQSAINRIEKGGQNISLEMIARISEVLSSEIVSLNKSGKINLRIHGGKKLSGSIEVKTSKNAAVGLLCAALLNKGKTTLRRVARIEEVNRIIEVLQSIGVKVRWLKNNDLEIIPPKRLQLDKMDIKAAKRTRTVIMFLGPLLHQYDDFKLPFAGGCNLGTRTVEPHMVGLAPFGLSVEAKPNTDYYHATVHEKKIEKTILLTERGDTVTENVIMAAALYDGITTIRNASPNYMVQDVCFFLEKLGVKIEGIGTTILKIKGVKSINKDVEYCPSEDPIEAMSLVAAAVVTDSEITIQRAPIEFIELELAILSGMGLQFELTDEYKARNGQSRLVDISIKRSVLHAPKDKLHSMPFPGVNMDNLPFLGLIATKAHGRTLVHDWSYENRAIYFTELTKLNAHIELVDPHRVFIHGPTKWKPADVVAPPALRPSVVILLAMLAAPGRSILRDVYSINRGYEDFANRLNALGAEIETIREI; the protein is encoded by the coding sequence ATGCAAACTGACACCTACCTAGACAAAATCGGTGATTTAATTCAAGAAATACGTCAGTCAAGGGGTTACACCCAAGCCCAGCTGGCCGAAGCGCTTGGCACCAGCCAAAGTGCTATTAACCGTATCGAAAAGGGTGGACAAAATATCAGCCTTGAGATGATAGCCAGAATCAGCGAAGTCCTCTCTAGTGAGATCGTCAGCCTTAATAAGTCAGGTAAAATTAACCTTCGCATACACGGTGGCAAAAAGCTATCGGGTAGTATTGAAGTTAAAACGAGCAAGAACGCGGCTGTCGGTTTACTATGTGCCGCGCTTTTAAACAAAGGCAAAACGACCCTTCGCCGAGTTGCACGTATTGAAGAAGTTAACCGCATTATCGAAGTACTTCAAAGTATTGGCGTAAAAGTTCGCTGGCTTAAAAATAACGATCTAGAAATTATTCCGCCAAAGCGACTTCAGTTAGATAAAATGGACATCAAAGCCGCGAAGCGAACTCGTACCGTTATCATGTTCCTTGGCCCGCTCTTGCATCAATACGACGATTTTAAGCTACCGTTTGCCGGCGGATGTAACCTTGGCACACGTACGGTCGAACCCCACATGGTCGGTTTAGCGCCATTTGGACTAAGTGTTGAAGCAAAGCCAAACACCGACTACTACCATGCTACTGTTCATGAAAAAAAGATCGAGAAGACGATCCTCCTTACCGAACGTGGTGACACGGTTACCGAAAATGTCATTATGGCTGCTGCGCTATACGATGGTATAACCACTATCCGTAACGCCAGCCCAAACTATATGGTGCAGGACGTTTGTTTCTTCCTAGAAAAACTCGGTGTCAAGATTGAAGGAATCGGCACGACAATTCTAAAGATTAAGGGTGTCAAAAGCATCAATAAAGACGTCGAGTACTGCCCAAGCGAAGACCCTATCGAAGCAATGAGCCTTGTAGCTGCAGCCGTTGTCACTGATTCTGAAATTACTATCCAGCGCGCACCAATCGAATTCATCGAACTGGAGTTGGCAATACTTTCCGGCATGGGCTTGCAGTTTGAATTAACTGATGAGTACAAAGCCCGAAACGGACAGTCTCGTCTCGTTGATATCAGCATCAAACGTTCTGTCCTTCATGCTCCAAAAGATAAGCTCCACAGCATGCCCTTTCCTGGTGTGAATATGGATAACCTTCCTTTCCTGGGTTTGATCGCAACCAAAGCTCATGGCCGCACGCTAGTGCACGACTGGTCATACGAAAACCGCGCGATTTACTTTACCGAACTCACAAAGCTAAACGCGCATATTGAACTTGTCGACCCGCACCGTGTATTTATTCACGGCCCAACAAAATGGAAACCCGCAGATGTGGTTGCCCCGCCCGCACTTCGTCCATCGGTCGTTATTTTGCTTGCCATGCTTGCCGCGCCTGGCCGATCGATCCTGCGTGACGTTTATTCGATCAACCGCGGATACGAAGATTTTGCAAATCGGCTCAACGCACTTGGTGCTGAAATCGAAACTATTCGAGAAATCTAA
- the glyA gene encoding serine hydroxymethyltransferase: MQDTQIADLITGEEQRERDGLELIPSENYVSREVLNALGSIFTNKYSEGYPGRRYYGGQEFTDQVEQLAIDRAKKLFNADHANVQPHSGAPANEAVYSAWLEPGDTVLAMDLSHGGHLTHGAPVTRSAHLYNFIRYKMKDPATGEIDYDELRQLALTHKPKIILAGFSAYPRELDYAKFAAIGNEVGALLMADMAHIAGLIAGGVARNPFDDGFHVITTTTHKTLRGPRGGLILSKGTVGNPLKAPEKTLENIPTLIDRSIFPGMQGGPHMHSIAAKAVAFHEALQPEFKIYAAQIVKNASTLADALQERGFQLITGGTSNHLILADVYKSFGIDGKVAEKALDKIGLTLNANSVADDPLPPFRPSGIRLGTPALTTRGLKEEHMVQIAEWMKQAIDAREDEETLAKLRAEVKKFVAKFPLPSDK; encoded by the coding sequence ATGCAGGATACACAAATTGCCGATTTAATTACAGGTGAAGAACAACGAGAACGTGACGGACTAGAGCTTATTCCAAGCGAAAACTATGTAAGCCGTGAAGTACTGAACGCGCTAGGAAGCATATTTACGAATAAGTATTCCGAAGGGTATCCAGGCAGGCGCTACTACGGCGGACAAGAATTTACCGACCAAGTCGAACAGCTAGCTATCGATAGGGCTAAGAAGCTATTTAATGCCGATCATGCCAACGTACAGCCACATTCGGGCGCACCAGCAAACGAAGCGGTATACAGCGCATGGTTAGAACCAGGCGACACAGTGCTTGCAATGGACCTATCTCACGGAGGACATCTAACGCACGGAGCACCCGTGACGCGTAGTGCGCATCTATATAACTTTATTCGTTATAAGATGAAAGATCCTGCGACTGGTGAGATTGACTATGATGAGCTGCGACAGCTAGCACTGACGCATAAGCCAAAAATTATCCTTGCAGGATTTAGTGCGTACCCACGCGAACTGGACTACGCTAAGTTTGCTGCAATTGGTAACGAAGTCGGCGCGCTACTAATGGCTGACATGGCACACATTGCAGGCCTCATCGCCGGCGGCGTTGCCCGTAACCCATTCGATGACGGATTCCATGTTATTACGACTACAACCCACAAAACACTTCGTGGTCCACGTGGCGGTCTGATTCTATCAAAAGGAACTGTCGGTAACCCACTTAAAGCTCCTGAGAAGACTCTTGAAAACATTCCGACACTAATTGACCGTTCGATCTTCCCGGGTATGCAAGGCGGCCCTCACATGCACTCTATCGCAGCAAAAGCTGTCGCCTTTCATGAGGCATTGCAACCAGAATTCAAAATATATGCTGCCCAAATTGTAAAAAACGCGTCTACGCTAGCTGACGCATTACAAGAACGGGGTTTCCAACTAATCACTGGAGGTACAAGCAACCACCTGATCCTTGCTGATGTATACAAAAGTTTTGGAATTGATGGTAAAGTTGCCGAAAAAGCATTAGACAAGATTGGCCTGACTTTGAACGCTAACAGTGTTGCCGACGATCCACTACCACCATTTCGTCCAAGCGGCATTCGCTTAGGTACTCCAGCCCTTACGACACGCGGCTTAAAGGAAGAGCATATGGTGCAGATCGCAGAATGGATGAAACAGGCAATTGACGCTCGTGAAGATGAAGAAACACTTGCAAAACTCCGCGCCGAAGTAAAGAAGTTCGTCGCAAAATTCCCACTGCCTAGCGATAAATAA
- a CDS encoding prepilin-type N-terminal cleavage/methylation domain-containing protein — protein sequence MFRSVKSLKSDRGFTLVELLIVIVVIAILAAITIVAYNGIQNRAKTSAGQSLATSIVKKTQAYNTINSSYPTWCQLTTNKTDTSQTTGTCGATGTISAGAEAKLDDPTDVVYASAAAGTGYSTSNNNNNQIVGYYLCGAALGANVFYYDYTSSTVTSVKVGPGC from the coding sequence ATGTTTCGTAGTGTTAAATCTTTAAAGTCTGATCGTGGCTTCACTCTCGTCGAGCTTTTGATCGTGATCGTCGTGATCGCTATTCTTGCGGCTATTACGATTGTGGCTTATAACGGAATTCAGAACCGAGCAAAAACAAGTGCCGGTCAAAGCCTTGCAACTTCAATAGTAAAAAAAACACAAGCATACAATACAATTAACTCATCCTATCCTACTTGGTGTCAGTTAACTACGAATAAAACAGACACTTCTCAAACAACCGGCACCTGTGGTGCAACAGGTACTATTAGTGCAGGTGCAGAAGCGAAGTTGGATGATCCTACGGATGTCGTATACGCATCTGCTGCCGCGGGTACTGGCTATTCAACGAGCAACAATAACAACAATCAAATTGTTGGCTACTATCTCTGTGGTGCAGCACTCGGCGCAAATGTATTCTATTACGACTATACTTCAAGTACAGTTACCTCCGTTAAAGTTGGTCCGGGCTGCTAG
- a CDS encoding prepilin-type N-terminal cleavage/methylation domain-containing protein: protein MKKDRGFTLVELLIVIVVIAILAAITIVAYNGIQNRAKTSAGQSLANATVKKFEALNAIKSAYFSPAGAVTGTSMNSYANTAPTVGEAVVDNIGSMLGTATSGTVSGLTASNANNGNAVAVWGCPGGASIWYWDYAAGTPAATLIKAGAGC from the coding sequence ATGAAAAAGGACCGCGGCTTTACGCTTGTTGAGCTTTTGATCGTGATCGTCGTGATCGCTATTCTTGCGGCTATTACGATTGTGGCTTATAACGGAATTCAGAACCGTGCTAAGACAAGTGCAGGACAGAGCTTGGCAAATGCTACCGTCAAGAAGTTCGAAGCACTTAACGCTATTAAATCTGCCTACTTTTCTCCTGCAGGAGCCGTAACGGGCACAAGCATGAACTCGTACGCTAATACTGCACCAACCGTAGGCGAAGCAGTAGTTGACAATATTGGATCTATGCTTGGCACCGCTACAAGTGGAACAGTAAGTGGTCTTACTGCCAGTAATGCAAATAATGGCAATGCAGTCGCCGTTTGGGGATGTCCCGGAGGGGCGAGTATCTGGTACTGGGACTATGCAGCAGGAACCCCAGCTGCGACTCTTATTAAAGCTGGTGCTGGCTGTTAG